The following coding sequences are from one Brassica napus cultivar Da-Ae unplaced genomic scaffold, Da-Ae ScsIHWf_1459;HRSCAF=2050, whole genome shotgun sequence window:
- the LOC106384858 gene encoding transcription factor bHLH77 isoform X2, which yields MDKETEENLNCLLPFGDGNDAMMISDFVGRFCDTQEISLHSISDNFPVGFPYLGHFGHSQVQESNKSSLLDPGSVSGTGKTRPNSRKRKESPASNSKEENNAAVAGKQNETEKSENKDEEKPSEPYKDYIHVRARRGQATDSHSIAERARREKISARMKLLQDLVPGCNRITGKAVMLDEIINYVESLQRQVQFLSMKLATINPRTEFNTANAMLSAEMLQLGESLSCSESRFPSEYLPVGKNILSEGFVQAEAPAFWENDLQSIVHMGFRDYQQQSINCSEPTVQMKIEPER from the exons ATGGATAAGGAAACAGAGGAAAACCTAAACTGCTTATTACCCTTTGGAGATGGAAACGACGCGATGATGATCAGTGACTTTGTTGGAAGGTTTTGCGACACGCAAGAGATATCACTCCACTCAATCTCCGACAATTTCCCTGTTGGATTCCCGTATCTCGGTCACTTCGGACACAGTCAGGTTCAGGAGAGCAACAAGAGCTCGTTACTGGATCCAGGTTCGGTTTCTGGAACAGGTAAGACCAGACCCAACTCCAGGAAGAGGAAGGAGTCTCCAGCTTCCAACTCCAAG GAAGAGAACAATGCAGCTGTGGCTGGCAAGCAGAATGAGACTGAAAAGAGCGAAAACAAGGACGAGGAGAAACCTTCTGAGCCATACAAGGACTATATACATGTCAGAGCAAGAAGAGGTCAGGCAACTGATAGCCACAGTATCGCTGAAAGG GCGAGAAGAGAAAAGATTAGTGCGAGAATGAAGTTGCTTCAAGATTTGGTCCCTGGTTGCAACCGGATTACTGGAAAAGCCGTCATGCTTGATGAGATTATCAATTATGTGGAGTCATTGCAAAGACAAGTCCAG TTCTTGTCTATGAAGTTAGCAACTATAAATCCAAGAACGGAGTTCAATACTGCTAATGCTATGTTATCTGCAGAG ATGTTGCAGCTGGGAGAATCATTATCTTGTTCAGAGTCAAGATTTCCTTCAGAGTATTTACCTGTTGGCAAGAACATTCTTAGTGAAGGATTTGTTCAAGCTGAG GCGCCAGCTTTCTGGGAAAACGATCTGCAGAGTATTGTTCATATGGGTTTCAGAGATTATCAGCAACAGAGCATCAACT GTTCTGAACCTACGGTTCAGATGAAAATTGAGCCAGAGAGATGA
- the LOC106384858 gene encoding transcription factor bHLH77 isoform X1 — translation MDKETEENLNCLLPFGDGNDAMMISDFVGRFCDTQEISLHSISDNFPVGFPYLGHFGHSQVQESNKSSLLDPGSVSGTGKTRPNSRKRKESPASNSKMQEENNAAVAGKQNETEKSENKDEEKPSEPYKDYIHVRARRGQATDSHSIAERARREKISARMKLLQDLVPGCNRITGKAVMLDEIINYVESLQRQVQFLSMKLATINPRTEFNTANAMLSAEMLQLGESLSCSESRFPSEYLPVGKNILSEGFVQAEAPAFWENDLQSIVHMGFRDYQQQSINCSEPTVQMKIEPER, via the exons ATGGATAAGGAAACAGAGGAAAACCTAAACTGCTTATTACCCTTTGGAGATGGAAACGACGCGATGATGATCAGTGACTTTGTTGGAAGGTTTTGCGACACGCAAGAGATATCACTCCACTCAATCTCCGACAATTTCCCTGTTGGATTCCCGTATCTCGGTCACTTCGGACACAGTCAGGTTCAGGAGAGCAACAAGAGCTCGTTACTGGATCCAGGTTCGGTTTCTGGAACAGGTAAGACCAGACCCAACTCCAGGAAGAGGAAGGAGTCTCCAGCTTCCAACTCCAAG ATGCAGGAAGAGAACAATGCAGCTGTGGCTGGCAAGCAGAATGAGACTGAAAAGAGCGAAAACAAGGACGAGGAGAAACCTTCTGAGCCATACAAGGACTATATACATGTCAGAGCAAGAAGAGGTCAGGCAACTGATAGCCACAGTATCGCTGAAAGG GCGAGAAGAGAAAAGATTAGTGCGAGAATGAAGTTGCTTCAAGATTTGGTCCCTGGTTGCAACCGGATTACTGGAAAAGCCGTCATGCTTGATGAGATTATCAATTATGTGGAGTCATTGCAAAGACAAGTCCAG TTCTTGTCTATGAAGTTAGCAACTATAAATCCAAGAACGGAGTTCAATACTGCTAATGCTATGTTATCTGCAGAG ATGTTGCAGCTGGGAGAATCATTATCTTGTTCAGAGTCAAGATTTCCTTCAGAGTATTTACCTGTTGGCAAGAACATTCTTAGTGAAGGATTTGTTCAAGCTGAG GCGCCAGCTTTCTGGGAAAACGATCTGCAGAGTATTGTTCATATGGGTTTCAGAGATTATCAGCAACAGAGCATCAACT GTTCTGAACCTACGGTTCAGATGAAAATTGAGCCAGAGAGATGA
- the LOC125597425 gene encoding uncharacterized protein At4g14100-like, translated as MAIRRPPPMVILIFLVFISGAQIATADEPVPAPWPHQFHALLFMNYSGDLSMIDLWYDWPNGRNFNIIQEQLGGITYDLEWNNGTSFFYTLDSSKSCRSAQLEVGILRPNWLDGANYLGQQLVNGFYCNVWEKVDFIWYYEDVETKRPVQWIFYTGREAHVMTFEVGAVLEDEKWQAPVYCFNKEKKSLSTEGSLREFRGYKGMAVS; from the exons ATGGCTATCAGACGACCACCACCGATGGTAATCCTCATCTTCCTCGTCTTTATCTCCGGCGCCCAAATCGCTACCGCTGATGAGCCGGTCCCTGCGCCATGGCCACACCAATTTCATGCACTACTGTTCATGAATTACTCCGGAGACCTCTCGATGATTGACCTTTGGTACGACTGGCCCAACGGTCGTAATTTCAATATCATCCAGGAGCAGCTCGGTGGCATCACCTACGACCTCGAATGGAACAACGGCACCTCCTTCTTCTACACCCTCGACAGCTCTAAATCGTGCCGCTCAGCTCAACTTGAG gTTGGAATCCTGCGACCAAACTGGCTAGATGGAGCCAACTATCTAGGCCAACAACTTGTGAATGGGTTTTACTGCAATGTATGGGAGAAAGTAGACTTTATATGGTACTATGAGGATGTCGAAACCAAGAGACCCGTTCAATGGATCTTCTATACAG GGAGGGAGGCTCATGTGATGACGTTTGAGGTTGGCGCggttcttgaggatgagaaaTGGCAAGCGCCGGTGTATTGTTtcaacaaagagaagaagagtttATCAACTGAAGGATCTTTAAGAGAGTTTAGAGGATACAAAGGAATGGCTGTTTCGTAA
- the LOC125597440 gene encoding probable glucan endo-1,3-beta-glucosidase A6 codes for MALLAFFLFTLLVFSSSSCSAIWFQHPHRYIQKKTMLELASKIGINYGRQGNNLPSPYQSINFIKLIKAGHVKLYDADPESLTLLSQTNLYVTIAVPNHQITSFSANQTTADDWVRTNILPYYPQTQIRFVLVGNEILSVQDRNITANVVPAMRKIVNSLRAHGIHNIKVGTPLAMDSLRSTFPPSNSTFREDIALPLMLPLLKFLNGTNSYFFINLQPYFRWSRNTNHTTLDFALFQGNSTYTDPHTGLVYHNLVDQMLDSVIFAMTKLGYPYIRIAISETGWPHSGDIDETGANVFNAATYNRNLIKKMTAIPPIGTPARPGSPIPTFVFSLFNENKKPGSGTQRHWGILHPDGTPIYDIDFTGQKPLTGFNPLPKPTNNVPYKGQVWCVLVEGANEAELEEALRMACARSNTTCAALAPGRECYEPVSVYSHASYALNSYWAQFRSQNVQCYFNGLAHETTTNPGNDRCKFPSVTL; via the exons atggcTCTTCTTGCTTTCTTCCTCTTCACCCTCCTCGTCTTTTCAA GTTCAAGTTGCTCAGCGATTTGGTTCCAACATCCGCACAGGTATATACAGAAAAAAACGATGCTGGAGTTAGCCAGCAAGATTGGTATTAATTATGGTAGACAAGGAAACAACCTACCATCTCCTTACCAATCCATCAATTTCATCAAACTCATCAAAGCCGGTCATGTCAAGCTCTACGACGCCGATCCTGAGAGTCTAACTCTCCTCTCTCAAACCAATCTCTACGTCACCATAGCGGTGCCAAACCACCAGATCACTTCCTTCAGCGCCAACCAAACTACAGCTGACGATTGGGTCAGAACCAATATCCTCCCTTACTACCCACAAACGCAAATACGATTTGTCCTTGTTGGAAACGAAATCCTCTCCGTCCAAGATAGGAACATAACCGCCAATGTCGTACCGGCAATGCGAAAAATAGTGAACTCTCTCAGAGCCCATGGGATTCACAACATCAAAGTCGGTACACCTTTAGCTATGGATTCTCTTCGATCAACGTTTCCGCCGTCAAACTCAACATTCCGGGAAGATATTGCCTTACCGTTAATGTTACCGTTGCTCAAGTTTCTCAACGGAACAAACTCTTACTTCTTTATCAATCTTCAACCTTACTTCCGTTGGTCAAGAAACACTAATCACACCACGTTGGATTTCGCTCTGTTTCAAGGAAATTCAACTTATACCGATCCTCATACCGGTTTGGTTTACCATAATCTTGTAGACCAAATGTTGGATTCGGTTATCTTCGCCATGACCAAGCTCGGTTATCCATACATCCGTATCGCAATCTCTGAAACCGGATGGCCTCACTCCGGCGACATCGACGAAACCGGAGCTAACGTTTTCAACGCCGCGACGTATAACCGGAATTTGATCAAGAAAATGACCGCAATTCCACCAATCGGTACACCAGCTAGACCCGGTTCACCTATACCGACATTTGTTTTCTCCTTATTTAACGAAAACAAGAAACCCGGTTCGGGAACACAAAGACATTGGGGAATCTTGCATCCGGACGGTACACCAATCTACGACATTGATTTTACCGGTCAAAAACCCTTAACCGGTTTTAACCCTCTGCCTAAACCGACCAATAACGTTCCTTACAAGGGTCAAGTGTGGTGCGTACTGGTCGAAGGAGCCAACGAGGCTGAGCTTGAGGAAGCTTTGAGGATGGCTTGTGCCCGAAGCAACACGACGTGTGCGGCTTTGGCTCCTGGCAGAGAATGTTACGAGCCGGTCTCTGTTTATTCGCACGCAAGCTACGCGCTTAACTCGTACTGGGCTCAGTTCCGTAGCCAAAACGTCCAATGTTACTTTAATGGATTGGCTCATGAGACCACGACTAACCCTG GAAATGATCGCTGCAAGTTCCCGAGCGTTACTCTGTGA